One window of uncultured Trichococcus sp. genomic DNA carries:
- a CDS encoding NAD(P)-dependent oxidoreductase, producing MEKIGFIGTGVMGSSMIKHLLNAGYPVQVYNRTKSRADAVVAEGARWCDTPADVTAQSDIVITIVGYPKDVEETYFGESGIFTKADDHHILIDMTTSTPTLAEKIYAFGKERGIQTLDAPVSGGDKGAQNGTLTTMVGGDKGTFDAAKEVLSVFSSKVMLQGPAGSGQHTKMANQIMVAGTMTGMTELLVYSKAAGLDLERVIEQVGSGSAANWSLTNYAPRILKQDYTAGFFVKHFVKDLKIALDEADKLGIDLPATKQAAVLYEQLSGNGSADDGTQALVKLWWGE from the coding sequence ATGGAAAAAATTGGGTTTATCGGAACGGGTGTCATGGGCTCATCCATGATCAAACATCTTTTGAATGCGGGTTACCCTGTCCAGGTCTATAATCGGACGAAGAGCAGGGCGGATGCGGTTGTCGCTGAAGGGGCCAGGTGGTGCGATACGCCTGCTGACGTGACGGCGCAATCGGACATCGTCATTACGATAGTAGGCTATCCGAAAGACGTTGAAGAGACCTATTTTGGGGAGAGCGGAATCTTTACGAAAGCGGATGACCACCATATTCTCATTGATATGACAACGAGTACGCCGACTTTGGCTGAAAAAATATATGCTTTCGGGAAAGAAAGAGGGATTCAGACGCTGGATGCCCCGGTATCAGGGGGAGACAAGGGTGCGCAAAACGGAACGCTCACAACGATGGTCGGCGGCGACAAGGGAACGTTTGATGCCGCAAAAGAAGTCTTGTCTGTTTTTTCGAGCAAGGTGATGCTGCAAGGGCCAGCCGGCAGCGGCCAGCACACAAAAATGGCTAACCAGATCATGGTGGCCGGCACGATGACCGGTATGACCGAGCTGCTTGTTTATTCGAAAGCGGCCGGATTGGATTTGGAACGCGTGATCGAGCAAGTCGGTTCCGGCAGCGCCGCGAACTGGTCTTTGACGAACTACGCCCCTCGGATCCTGAAGCAAGATTACACAGCTGGATTCTTCGTCAAACATTTCGTCAAAGACCTTAAGATCGCACTGGATGAAGCGGATAAGCTGGGCATCGATTTGCCGGCTACCAAACAGGCGGCGGTGCTTTACGAACAATTATCGGGCAACGGTTCCGCTGATGATGGAACGCAAGCGCTGGTGAAGCTTTGGTGGGGAGAATAA
- a CDS encoding glycosyltransferase codes for MRIGMFTDSYFPQVSGVSTSIRTLKEELEAEGHEVIIFTTTDPKADEDEKNIIRLTSIPFLSFKDRRVAVKGMNKALKEAKKQKIDIVHTHTEFSLGLTGKFVGYMLEIPTVHTYHTMYEKYLHYIAKGKVVKPRAVKIASRYFCNRTMGIIAPSEQMKEKLASYNIYKEIRVIPTGVKIPERIAGIKARKREELGISDSELVLLSLSRLSSEKNLDKLVHAFPEVVEAYPSAKLVFVGDGPMRHELETLVSEMDLARNVIFVGEVRNEAVSEYYQMADIYVNASESETQGLTYLESIVNGCPVIAKRNDYLSGLIKEDSLGMLFDEDDKIGKAIIAYADFYHNSDVATNQEVWDGLMQEISSKAFADAVLSYYQTSIDIYESQPREELKLRVNLLEKIKR; via the coding sequence ATGAGAATAGGCATGTTTACAGATTCGTATTTTCCTCAAGTGAGCGGGGTATCCACTTCAATCCGCACCTTGAAAGAGGAATTGGAGGCAGAAGGTCATGAAGTCATCATTTTTACCACAACCGACCCAAAAGCTGACGAAGATGAAAAAAATATAATTCGTTTGACCAGTATCCCGTTCTTATCTTTCAAAGATCGTAGGGTCGCGGTCAAAGGGATGAACAAAGCGTTGAAGGAAGCGAAGAAACAGAAGATAGATATCGTACACACGCATACGGAGTTCAGTTTGGGGTTGACGGGAAAATTCGTCGGGTACATGCTGGAGATTCCGACAGTGCATACCTATCACACCATGTACGAAAAATATCTGCATTACATCGCTAAAGGGAAAGTTGTGAAGCCTCGGGCGGTGAAGATAGCTTCCCGTTATTTCTGCAACCGAACGATGGGCATTATCGCCCCAAGTGAACAAATGAAGGAAAAATTGGCATCCTACAATATCTACAAGGAAATCCGCGTCATTCCGACGGGTGTCAAGATACCGGAACGGATTGCCGGCATCAAGGCCCGCAAGCGTGAGGAGTTGGGCATTTCGGATTCCGAATTGGTGCTGTTATCCCTCAGCAGGCTATCTTCAGAAAAAAATCTGGACAAGCTTGTCCATGCCTTTCCGGAGGTCGTCGAAGCCTATCCGTCCGCGAAGCTTGTGTTCGTCGGGGATGGACCGATGCGCCATGAATTGGAGACGCTGGTGTCGGAAATGGATTTGGCCCGGAACGTGATTTTCGTTGGGGAAGTCAGAAACGAAGCTGTGAGCGAGTATTATCAGATGGCTGACATTTATGTCAATGCTTCCGAATCGGAAACGCAAGGCCTGACCTATCTGGAATCGATCGTAAACGGGTGTCCGGTCATAGCTAAGCGGAACGACTATTTATCGGGGTTGATCAAAGAAGACAGCCTGGGAATGCTGTTCGACGAGGATGACAAAATCGGCAAGGCCATCATCGCCTATGCAGATTTTTATCACAATTCAGATGTTGCGACAAATCAAGAAGTATGGGACGGACTGATGCAGGAGATTTCTTCAAAAGCGTTCGCGGATGCCGTATTGAGCTATTATCAGACAAGTATTGACATTTATGAATCGCAGCCGCGCGAAGAGTTGAAATTAAGAGTGAATCTCTTGGAAAAAATCAAACGTTGA
- a CDS encoding DUF1827 family protein: MKLIDVTNSHADLVREQLANTDAQFVKVYSLGQTTVIFTGAATHEDVIILNKNRRVKQSEIDFVLTKLLHLTVDDVEVMPGHNFVELSHLK; the protein is encoded by the coding sequence ATGAAATTGATCGATGTTACAAATAGCCACGCTGATCTTGTACGTGAGCAATTGGCCAACACCGATGCTCAATTTGTCAAAGTTTATTCTTTGGGACAAACTACAGTCATCTTTACCGGTGCCGCAACACATGAGGATGTCATCATCCTCAACAAAAACCGTCGCGTGAAGCAAAGCGAAATCGACTTTGTTCTGACGAAATTGTTGCATCTTACCGTTGACGATGTGGAAGTTATGCCTGGTCATAACTTTGTGGAGCTATCTCATCTTAAATGA
- a CDS encoding AAA family ATPase — protein MLCQHCGKNQASIHLYASVNGQRRQIDLCQSCYQEFKAAQSQQNNPNPRSQGPGDPFSFGNLDSFFKQMQQNQGQNHQQPPAPEAARGGKGGLLDEYGINLTQLARDGGIDPVIGRDSEIARVIEILNRRTKNNPVLTGEAGVGKTAVVEGLAQKIVDGDVPQKLLEKEVIRLDVVSLVQGTGIRGQFEERMQKLMDEIRANKQIILFIDEIHEIVGAGSAEGSMDAGNILKPALARGELQLVGATTLNEYRRIEKDPALERRFQPVRVNEPTPEQTLIILQGIRPKYEDYHHVKYTDKALEAAVKLSHRYIQDRFLPDKAIDLLDESGSKKNLTIKAIDPKQIEERIETAEKEKQAALHAEDYEKAAYYRDQITNLNKMKQNPTQADGDPVVTEEDIQKIIEIKTNIPVGDLLEKEQTQLRNLDTDLKKNVIGQDEAIDKVAKAIRRNRIGLSRKNRPIGSFLFVGPTGVGKTELAKQLAIEMFGTEDAIIRFDMSEYMEKHAVSKLIGSPPGYIGYDEAGQLTERVRRSPYSILLLDEVEKAHPDVMHLFLQILDDGRLTDSQGRTVSFKDTIIIMTSNAGTGVQEASVGFGAAMKGKTHSILNRLSDYFKPEFINRFDAIVEFNQLSKENLSSIVTLMLDDVNELLKDKGISVTVSQKAKDRLIDLGYDPSMGARPLRRVIQDQIEDQVAEFYLDNPKIKDLFVDADEEGNLMVVSKVERTETTASE, from the coding sequence ATGCTTTGTCAACATTGCGGAAAAAACCAAGCTTCCATTCATCTGTATGCCAGCGTGAATGGACAAAGACGCCAAATCGACTTATGCCAGAGCTGCTATCAAGAATTCAAAGCGGCTCAATCGCAACAAAACAATCCGAACCCAAGATCCCAAGGCCCCGGAGACCCTTTTTCTTTCGGTAATCTGGACTCCTTCTTCAAACAAATGCAGCAAAATCAGGGTCAGAATCACCAACAGCCTCCTGCCCCTGAGGCTGCCCGCGGCGGAAAAGGCGGCTTGTTGGACGAATACGGCATCAATCTGACGCAATTGGCACGCGATGGCGGTATCGACCCCGTCATCGGAAGAGACAGCGAAATCGCACGCGTCATCGAAATACTGAACCGACGCACAAAAAACAACCCGGTACTTACTGGGGAAGCCGGCGTCGGCAAGACAGCCGTTGTGGAAGGTCTTGCTCAAAAAATCGTGGACGGGGATGTCCCTCAGAAATTACTGGAAAAAGAAGTTATCCGCTTGGACGTCGTCTCGCTCGTCCAAGGAACAGGCATCCGCGGCCAATTCGAAGAACGGATGCAGAAGCTGATGGATGAAATCCGGGCGAACAAACAAATCATCCTCTTCATTGACGAAATCCACGAAATCGTCGGAGCAGGAAGCGCTGAGGGAAGCATGGATGCAGGCAATATCCTGAAGCCCGCCCTTGCGAGAGGCGAACTGCAATTGGTCGGCGCCACAACGCTGAATGAGTACCGCAGAATCGAGAAGGACCCGGCATTGGAACGCCGATTCCAGCCCGTCCGCGTGAATGAACCGACACCCGAACAGACGCTGATCATCCTTCAAGGCATCCGCCCGAAATACGAAGATTATCATCACGTCAAATATACGGATAAGGCTCTGGAAGCGGCCGTCAAATTGTCGCACCGCTATATCCAGGATCGTTTCCTTCCCGACAAAGCCATCGACCTGCTTGATGAGTCCGGATCCAAAAAGAATTTGACCATCAAAGCTATCGATCCAAAACAGATCGAGGAACGCATCGAAACGGCCGAAAAGGAAAAACAAGCCGCTCTGCATGCGGAAGATTACGAAAAAGCTGCCTACTATCGCGATCAGATCACTAACCTGAATAAAATGAAACAAAATCCGACCCAAGCCGATGGCGATCCCGTCGTTACGGAAGAGGACATCCAAAAGATCATTGAGATCAAAACGAATATCCCAGTCGGTGACCTGCTTGAAAAAGAACAAACACAATTGAGGAACCTTGATACCGATCTGAAGAAGAATGTCATCGGCCAGGACGAAGCCATCGACAAAGTAGCCAAAGCGATCCGCAGAAACCGGATCGGATTGAGCCGCAAAAACCGCCCGATCGGCTCTTTCTTGTTTGTGGGACCTACCGGTGTCGGCAAGACCGAATTGGCCAAACAGTTGGCGATCGAAATGTTCGGGACCGAAGATGCGATCATCCGCTTCGACATGAGCGAATACATGGAAAAACACGCCGTCTCCAAATTGATCGGTTCGCCTCCAGGATACATCGGCTATGACGAAGCCGGCCAATTGACCGAGCGTGTCCGCCGCAGTCCGTACAGCATTCTGCTTCTGGATGAAGTCGAAAAAGCCCATCCGGATGTGATGCATCTCTTCCTGCAGATCCTTGACGACGGCCGCCTGACGGATTCCCAGGGCAGAACCGTAAGCTTCAAAGACACCATCATCATCATGACCAGCAATGCCGGCACGGGCGTCCAGGAAGCAAGTGTCGGATTCGGCGCAGCCATGAAAGGCAAGACACATTCCATCCTGAACCGTTTGAGCGATTACTTCAAGCCCGAATTCATCAACCGCTTCGATGCGATCGTCGAGTTCAACCAGTTGTCCAAAGAGAATTTGAGCAGCATCGTCACGCTAATGTTGGATGACGTCAACGAATTGTTGAAGGATAAGGGAATCAGCGTTACCGTCTCACAGAAAGCAAAAGATCGGCTTATCGATCTGGGATATGACCCAAGCATGGGCGCACGCCCGCTGCGCCGTGTCATCCAGGATCAGATCGAGGACCAGGTAGCCGAATTCTACTTGGACAATCCGAAAATCAAGGATTTGTTTGTCGATGCGGACGAAGAAGGCAATCTGATGGTCGTCAGCAAAGTCGAACGCACAGAAACAACGGCATCTGAATAA
- a CDS encoding peptide chain release factor 3, which yields MTQTLADKVKARRTFAIISHPDAGKTTITEQLLLFGGAIRQAGTVKGKKSGKFAKSDWMDIEKQRGISVTSSVMQVDYDGKQINILDTPGHEDFSEDTYRTLMAVDSAVMVIDSGKGIEPQTKKLFKVCSMRGIPIFTFINKLDRDGREPMDLIAELEEVLGIDAYPMNWPMGMGKNLLGLYDIYNNRVELTHPEENEDNDFLPLNEEGEIEGDYQVKQSTIYTQAVEDVQLLKEAGNDFSEEAIAAGKLTPVFFGSALTGFGVQTFLDAFVDFAPSPSEHVTVADEIVEPTDENFTGFIFKIQANMNPAHRDRIAFVRVCSGEFKPGMDVFVTRTGKKIKLAHTTQFMADSREQVQTAVAGDIIGLYDTGNFQIGDTIHEGKKGLEFEALPQFTPELFMKVTPKNVMKQKSFHKGVQQLVQEGAIQLYKTYHTEDYILGAVGQLQFEVFQYRLLHEYNAEVEMAPMGSKIARWIDPDDLDPNMSSSRNLLCRDRFGNPVFLFENQFAMRWFEDKYPEVKLTALL from the coding sequence ATGACTCAAACATTAGCAGATAAAGTCAAAGCAAGAAGAACGTTTGCGATCATTTCCCATCCGGATGCCGGTAAAACGACCATCACGGAGCAGTTGCTGTTGTTCGGGGGCGCAATCCGCCAAGCCGGGACAGTAAAAGGGAAAAAATCAGGGAAATTCGCCAAATCGGATTGGATGGATATCGAAAAACAAAGGGGTATTTCGGTAACCAGTTCGGTCATGCAGGTTGATTATGACGGAAAACAGATCAATATTTTGGATACGCCCGGACATGAGGATTTCTCGGAAGATACGTACCGCACCCTGATGGCTGTGGATAGTGCAGTGATGGTAATCGATAGCGGGAAGGGTATTGAACCCCAGACGAAGAAATTATTCAAAGTCTGCAGCATGAGAGGGATTCCGATCTTCACCTTCATCAATAAATTGGACCGTGATGGCCGCGAACCGATGGATCTGATTGCTGAATTGGAAGAAGTATTGGGCATCGATGCCTACCCGATGAACTGGCCGATGGGCATGGGGAAAAATTTGTTGGGTCTGTATGACATCTACAACAATCGCGTGGAACTGACTCATCCGGAAGAAAATGAAGATAACGATTTCCTGCCACTGAATGAAGAAGGCGAAATTGAAGGCGATTATCAGGTGAAACAATCAACCATCTATACGCAGGCGGTTGAAGATGTCCAGTTGCTGAAAGAGGCGGGCAACGACTTTTCGGAAGAAGCGATCGCAGCCGGAAAACTGACGCCAGTCTTCTTCGGATCAGCTTTGACAGGCTTCGGCGTCCAGACATTTCTTGATGCCTTTGTGGATTTTGCTCCGAGCCCAAGTGAGCATGTGACCGTAGCGGACGAAATCGTTGAACCTACGGATGAAAACTTTACTGGCTTCATCTTCAAGATCCAAGCGAATATGAATCCGGCTCACCGAGACAGGATTGCCTTCGTGCGGGTCTGCTCCGGTGAATTCAAACCCGGAATGGACGTTTTTGTAACCCGTACCGGCAAAAAAATCAAGCTGGCGCATACGACACAGTTCATGGCCGATTCCCGTGAGCAGGTCCAAACGGCAGTAGCGGGGGACATCATCGGGTTATACGATACGGGTAATTTCCAGATCGGCGATACGATCCATGAAGGCAAAAAAGGCCTTGAGTTCGAAGCTTTGCCGCAATTTACACCGGAACTGTTCATGAAGGTCACTCCGAAAAACGTCATGAAGCAGAAATCCTTCCATAAAGGTGTGCAACAGTTGGTTCAGGAAGGAGCCATCCAGTTGTACAAAACATACCATACGGAAGATTATATTTTGGGTGCGGTCGGTCAATTGCAGTTTGAAGTGTTCCAGTACCGTTTGTTGCATGAATACAACGCGGAAGTCGAAATGGCACCGATGGGCTCCAAAATTGCGCGGTGGATCGATCCGGATGATTTGGATCCGAACATGTCGTCAAGCCGTAACTTGTTGTGCCGTGACCGTTTCGGCAATCCTGTGTTCCTTTTCGAAAACCAATTTGCTATGCGTTGGTTCGAGGACAAGTACCCGGAAGTCAAATTGACAGCTTTGCTCTGA
- a CDS encoding YkuJ family protein — translation MKPSQLSAILRRLEVMMEDNGDVEIRRFEKEGVERCVVKYNRDTESFELEEHDSNQTYQFDDLDLVAIEIYELLQD, via the coding sequence ATGAAACCTTCACAGCTCTCAGCGATCCTTCGTCGCCTAGAAGTAATGATGGAAGACAATGGTGATGTCGAAATCCGTCGTTTTGAAAAAGAAGGCGTAGAACGTTGCGTCGTTAAATACAACCGCGATACGGAAAGTTTTGAATTGGAAGAACACGATTCAAACCAAACTTATCAATTTGATGATCTTGATTTAGTTGCCATCGAAATTTACGAATTATTGCAAGATTAA
- a CDS encoding phosphocarrier protein HPr yields MERKEYHVIAETGIHARPATLLVQTASKFNSDINLEYKGKSVNLKSIMGVMSLGVGQGADVVITAEGPDEADAMAGITETMVKEGLAE; encoded by the coding sequence ATGGAAAGAAAAGAATATCACGTAATCGCAGAAACAGGGATTCACGCACGTCCAGCAACTTTGTTGGTGCAAACTGCAAGCAAATTCAATTCTGATATTAATTTAGAATACAAAGGTAAATCAGTTAACTTAAAATCAATTATGGGTGTAATGTCATTAGGCGTAGGCCAAGGCGCTGATGTTGTCATCACAGCAGAAGGTCCGGACGAAGCAGACGCTATGGCTGGAATCACTGAAACAATGGTAAAAGAAGGGCTAGCAGAGTAA
- the ptsP gene encoding phosphoenolpyruvate--protein phosphotransferase, whose product MKNHLQGIAASDGIAIAKAYLLTEPDLSFEKRKVEDSEGEVARLFESFETAKSEVSAIRDKAAVSLGEEEAQVFDAHLMVLSDPEMIGSMNANIRDNGVNAESALSDVAGMFIGMFEAMEDNPYMQERAADIRDVTERVLSHLLGVKIPNPSTITEEVIVVAKDLTPSDTAQLNREFVKGFVTDIGGRTSHSAIMARSLEIPAIVGSKEITQIVKDGDIIILDGLDGDVFINPDEETLAAYKKKAEEFSAMQAEWHKLKNADTVTADGKHIELAANIGTPKDLDGVIANGAEAVGLYRTEFLYMDSSDFPTEDEQFDAYKAVLEGMEGKPVVVRTMDIGGDKELPYLELPKEMNPFLGYRAIRICLAEPEMFRTQLRALLRASVYGKLRIMFPMISTLNEFRAAKAMLEEEKANLLADGVEVADDIQVGIMIEIPAAAVLAHQFAKEVDFFSIGTNDLIQYTMAADRMNQQVSYLYQPYNPAILTLIKHVIDASHAEGKWTGMCGEMAGDQTAVPLLVGLGLDEFSMSASSVLKTRSLMKRLDSKEMETLADKAINECTTVEEVIALVEEMKAKLV is encoded by the coding sequence ATGAAAAACCACTTACAAGGAATAGCAGCTAGTGACGGTATTGCAATTGCGAAAGCATATTTGCTTACTGAACCGGATCTATCCTTTGAAAAGCGTAAAGTGGAGGATTCAGAAGGCGAAGTTGCTCGCCTTTTTGAAAGCTTTGAAACCGCTAAATCAGAGGTAAGTGCAATCAGAGACAAAGCGGCAGTATCACTTGGCGAAGAAGAAGCACAAGTTTTTGATGCACATTTAATGGTATTATCCGATCCAGAAATGATTGGATCAATGAACGCCAACATTCGTGACAACGGTGTCAATGCTGAATCAGCGCTTTCAGATGTTGCAGGCATGTTCATCGGTATGTTCGAAGCGATGGAAGACAACCCATACATGCAAGAGCGTGCAGCGGATATCCGCGACGTTACAGAGCGTGTGTTGAGCCACTTGTTGGGTGTCAAAATCCCTAACCCATCGACAATCACAGAAGAAGTGATCGTCGTTGCAAAAGATTTGACTCCTAGTGACACTGCTCAATTGAACCGTGAATTCGTTAAAGGATTCGTTACCGATATCGGTGGACGTACATCCCACAGCGCAATCATGGCCCGCTCTTTGGAAATTCCTGCAATCGTAGGTTCAAAAGAGATTACACAAATCGTTAAAGATGGCGATATCATCATTTTGGATGGTTTGGACGGCGACGTCTTCATCAATCCGGATGAAGAAACATTAGCTGCATACAAGAAGAAGGCTGAAGAGTTTTCTGCGATGCAAGCAGAATGGCACAAACTGAAGAATGCAGATACAGTGACTGCAGACGGCAAACATATCGAATTGGCAGCCAATATCGGAACGCCTAAAGATTTGGATGGCGTTATCGCTAACGGCGCTGAAGCTGTAGGCCTGTACCGTACTGAGTTCCTGTACATGGATTCTTCGGACTTCCCGACAGAAGATGAGCAATTCGATGCTTATAAAGCTGTTTTGGAAGGCATGGAAGGCAAACCTGTTGTTGTCCGTACAATGGACATCGGTGGGGACAAAGAATTGCCTTACTTGGAATTGCCGAAAGAAATGAACCCGTTCTTGGGTTACCGTGCAATCCGTATTTGTTTGGCTGAGCCAGAGATGTTCCGTACACAATTGCGTGCATTGTTGCGTGCTTCCGTTTACGGTAAATTGCGCATCATGTTCCCGATGATCTCAACTCTGAACGAATTCAGAGCTGCAAAAGCGATGTTGGAAGAAGAAAAAGCGAATCTATTAGCCGATGGCGTAGAAGTCGCTGATGATATCCAAGTGGGTATCATGATCGAAATCCCGGCAGCTGCTGTTTTAGCTCATCAATTCGCTAAAGAAGTAGATTTCTTCAGTATCGGAACAAATGACTTGATCCAATACACAATGGCGGCAGACCGCATGAACCAACAAGTTTCTTACTTGTATCAACCGTACAACCCAGCTATCCTTACGCTGATCAAGCACGTTATCGATGCTTCTCACGCTGAAGGCAAATGGACGGGCATGTGCGGCGAGATGGCCGGTGACCAAACAGCGGTTCCGTTGTTGGTAGGTCTTGGTTTGGATGAGTTCTCCATGAGCGCATCCAGCGTCCTGAAAACACGCAGCTTGATGAAACGCTTGGATTCCAAAGAAATGGAAACATTAGCGGACAAAGCGATCAATGAATGCACGACTGTCGAAGAAGTTATTGCATTAGTTGAAGAAATGAAAGCTAAATTAGTCTAA
- a CDS encoding hemolysin family protein — protein sequence MTTDPSNQTLLWQLLLIAVLTLVNAFFAASEIAFVSLNKNRVANQAIKGDEKARKILALLEHSDDFLATIQVAITFAGFLSSASAANTFAARLDPYLSNIPGAEQAAILIVTLALSYISLVFGELYPKQLGLQRPEEVARAGAGVITVVQKLMKPFVWFLSFSTSVLEKMTPITFTSGNDMFSREEVRELLEKSSDEGTIERMEFNMLKGVLSMDNKMAREVMVPRTDTFMLNVNDDVEANIEAALDSPYTRIPIYEDDKDNIIGVLHLKNLLKESKNTPIDQIDLRKIMNEPLFVPETILTDELMSYLKKSHNQLALLHDEYGGMVGIVTLEDILEEIVGDIEDEYDESYVLIERVGDNAYEADGATPLHRFNDYFGSQLESADVDTIAGYLLTELGEFPEENEEASIEVNGLIIKTLEFDNRRLLKVGVSYLNKNDRPAKERFKEDESEAEEADDGTEETE from the coding sequence ATGACCACAGACCCCAGTAATCAGACCTTGCTTTGGCAACTGCTGCTGATTGCGGTATTGACATTGGTGAACGCATTCTTTGCGGCATCCGAAATCGCATTTGTTTCACTGAACAAAAATAGGGTGGCGAATCAAGCCATCAAAGGGGATGAAAAAGCGCGCAAAATTTTGGCGCTTTTGGAACATTCCGATGATTTTTTGGCGACTATCCAAGTTGCCATTACCTTCGCGGGTTTCCTTTCCAGCGCTTCGGCGGCCAATACATTCGCAGCCAGGCTCGATCCCTATCTGAGCAACATACCCGGCGCGGAACAGGCTGCCATCCTGATCGTGACGTTAGCACTCTCCTACATTTCCTTGGTCTTCGGTGAACTGTACCCGAAACAACTGGGACTGCAGCGTCCGGAAGAAGTGGCGCGGGCAGGTGCGGGCGTCATCACTGTCGTCCAAAAACTGATGAAGCCTTTCGTTTGGTTTTTGTCTTTTTCGACCAGTGTGCTTGAAAAAATGACGCCGATCACTTTCACAAGCGGCAACGACATGTTTTCGCGTGAAGAAGTGCGTGAACTGCTGGAAAAGAGCAGTGATGAAGGGACCATCGAACGGATGGAATTCAATATGCTGAAAGGGGTGCTTTCCATGGACAATAAAATGGCTCGGGAGGTCATGGTGCCGCGGACGGACACTTTCATGCTGAATGTGAACGATGATGTCGAGGCGAACATAGAAGCGGCATTGGATTCTCCTTATACGCGCATACCGATTTATGAAGACGACAAGGACAACATCATTGGCGTTTTGCATCTTAAAAATTTGTTGAAGGAATCCAAAAACACGCCGATCGACCAAATCGACCTGCGGAAAATCATGAATGAGCCTCTGTTTGTACCGGAAACCATTCTCACGGATGAATTGATGTCCTACCTGAAGAAAAGCCACAACCAATTGGCCTTGCTTCATGACGAATACGGCGGCATGGTCGGGATTGTGACCTTGGAGGACATCTTGGAAGAAATCGTTGGCGATATCGAGGATGAATATGATGAAAGCTATGTGCTGATCGAGCGGGTCGGGGATAATGCGTACGAAGCCGATGGAGCTACGCCTCTGCATCGCTTCAATGATTATTTTGGCTCGCAACTTGAATCGGCGGATGTCGATACAATCGCCGGCTACCTGTTGACGGAGTTGGGTGAGTTTCCGGAAGAAAATGAGGAAGCATCCATCGAAGTGAACGGATTGATCATCAAAACGTTGGAGTTCGACAATCGCCGCCTGCTGAAAGTCGGGGTGTCTTATCTGAATAAGAATGATCGCCCCGCAAAAGAACGTTTCAAAGAGGACGAGTCAGAGGCTGAAGAGGCCGACGATGGAACGGAAGAAACAGAGTGA